Genomic DNA from Rhodanobacteraceae bacterium:
AGCGACCCGTCACCGTCAGAATCCCATCACCCCCACCCGCGGAGACCCCGCCATGGACCGCACCGAGCGCATCGCCCAGTTGCACGGGCTGCTGTCCACCCATCGCCGCGGCCTCAGTTACGAGCGCCTCATGGCGGAGACCGGCAACTCGCGCTCCACGCTCTATCGCGACCTCTGTTTCATGCGCGACACCCTGGGCGCGCCGCTGGAGCATGAGGGCGAGCCGGCGCGGGTCTGGCGCTACGTCAATCGCAACCTGGATGCCTTCCAACTGCCCGGCGTGTGGCTCAGCGCCGACGAGTTGTACGCCCTGATGCTGGCCCAGCAGGTCCTGAAACAGAGCGGCGCCGGCCTGCTGGGACAGGCCCTCGGCCCGTTGCAGCCGCGCATCCAGAAGATCCTGGGCGACAAGGCCAATCACCTGGACCGCCTGCTGGTCCTGCGCACCCAGGCGCGCCACAGCAACCCCAGCGTCTTCCGCATCGTCACCGAGGCCGTCCTCGGCCGGCTGCAACTGCGTTTCCGCTACCAGGCCCGCTCCACCGCCGAGGAAAAAGAGCGCCAGGTCTCGCCCCAACGCCTGATCCACCACCGCGACAACTGGTACCTGGACGCCTCGCAGGCCGGCCAGACCAGCGTGCGCCGCTTCGCCCTGGACCGCATCCGCCGCCCCGAACTCAGCGCCGAGCCGGCCATCCCCATCCCCATCGCCACCCTCGACTCGGAGGGCGACGCCGGCTACGGCATCTTCGCCGGCCCCGCCGTCGCCACCGCCGTCATTCGCTTCACGCCGCACGCCGCGCGCTGGATCGCAGACGAACACTGGCACCCCCGGCAACAACAACGCCCCCTCCCCGACGGCAGCCTGGAGCTCACCGTCCCCTACGCCAACCCCCGCGAACTGCTGATGGACGTGCAACGCTACGGCGCCGACGCCGAAGTCATCAGCCCGCCGGAACTCCGGGAACAGATGCGCGCGATGCATGCGGCGGCGTTGGGGAGGTATGGGGCTTAGCCGAGCCACTGCGCAGACGGTGTCACCAGCCTGCATTCACCCGGCACAGCGCTGTTGCGCGCCAATCCGGCAGCCGCGAATATCCCAGCCACGCTCATCACCCGGCCACACCGTGTTCCATCTGCTCGACATCCTTGGCCCCAGCGCGCGTGGCCCGGAGATCGCTGCCGCGGTCTCGGAGCTTGCGAGCAACGATGAGACCGAGCGGGGTGCGGTGTTCACGCGGCCGGAGGTGGTCGCGGCGATCCTCGACCTGTCCGGTTATGTCGCCACCCTCCCGTTGCACCGGATGCGTCTGCTGGAGCCTTCGTTCGGCGGCGGCGAGTTCCTTTTGGCGGCGGTGGATCGCCTGCTGGCTGCGTATCGACTGGCCGGCGGTCGCCTCGACGACGCGGCGCGCGCGCTCGGGCCGGCGATTCGCGCCGTGGAACTGCACCGCGACAGTTACGAGACCACCGCGCTGCAGGTCCGCGCGCGCCTGATCGCGCACGGCGTGGACCCGGCCGATGCCGGCGCGTTGTGCCGGGAATGGCTGGTTTGCGATGACTTCCTGCTCTGCGGGCTTGCCGGCGAGTTCGAGTTCGTCGTCGGCAACCCGCCCTATGTGCGCCAGGAGCGCATCCCGGAAGCCTTGCTGCGCGAGTACCGCGCGCGGTTCCGGACGATGTTCGACCGTGCCGATCTTTACATCGCGTTCTACGAGC
This window encodes:
- a CDS encoding WYL domain-containing protein, whose translation is MDRTERIAQLHGLLSTHRRGLSYERLMAETGNSRSTLYRDLCFMRDTLGAPLEHEGEPARVWRYVNRNLDAFQLPGVWLSADELYALMLAQQVLKQSGAGLLGQALGPLQPRIQKILGDKANHLDRLLVLRTQARHSNPSVFRIVTEAVLGRLQLRFRYQARSTAEEKERQVSPQRLIHHRDNWYLDASQAGQTSVRRFALDRIRRPELSAEPAIPIPIATLDSEGDAGYGIFAGPAVATAVIRFTPHAARWIADEHWHPRQQQRPLPDGSLELTVPYANPRELLMDVQRYGADAEVISPPELREQMRAMHAAALGRYGA